The genomic DNA AGCCGGCGGCGCGGGGCGTGCTGCTCGCGCGCCTTGGTGGCCCGGCGCACCGCGAGGAACGCGGCGCCGACCGACGCCAGCAGCGTGATGTCGATGCCGGACATCAGCGCGATGGTGCCGAAGGCGTGGTCGACGTCGTCGGCGACCTGCCCGCTGTCCTGGAACATGTCGAGCAGGATCCGGCCGCCGAGCATGCCGGGCACGATCGCCAGCAGCGACCCGGCGAGGCCGACCACCGCCGCCTCGCCGACGATCATCCTGGTGATCTGCGCGGGCGTCGCGCCGGTGGAGCGCAGCAGGTCGATCTCGGTGGTGCGCTGCCGTACGGCGACCGTGAGGGTGGACGCGACGGCGAAGAAGACCAGCAGCGAGCCGTAGCCGCCGACGACCATGGCGGCCGTGGACAGGGACTCCGAGCTGACGTCGTCGACGCCCTTGGCGCCCGCGGTGTCGAGGAGCGAGTTGAACATCATGATGATCGTCGCGCCGAGGAAGGCGGACAGGAGCGTCGCGGCGAAGCGGCCGGGCCGCTGCCGGATGGAGCGCATGGCGAGCGAGAACATCGGTCAGACCCCCATCGGCGCGGAGTTGCGCGGGTCGTGCTGGGCACCGGCTTCGTACATGTCGCCGAGGCGGGTCATCCGCTCCGCGACGGCGTCGGCGGTCGGGGCGTTCATCTGGCCCACCAGCCGGCCGTCGGCGAGGAAGAGGACGGAGTCCGCGTACGAGGCGGCCACCGGGTCGTGCGTCACCATCACCACGGTGCGGCGGTCGACGCGCACGGTCTCCTGGAGCAGGCCCAGTACGTCGCGGGCGCTGCGGGTGTCGAGGGCGCCGGTCGGCTCGTCGGCGAAGACCACGCTCGGCGCGGCGACGAGTGCGCGGGCGATGGCGACGCGCTGCCGCTGGCCGCCGGAGAGCTGGTCGGGCCGGTGCCGCATCCGGTCGGCGAGGCCGACGCGGGCCAGCACCTCGCGGACCCGGGCGCGGTCGACGCGGCGGCCGGCGAGCTTGAGCGGCAGCACGACGTTCTGCGCGACGTTCAGGGTGGGCAGCAGGTTGTACTGCTGGAAGACGAACCCGATCCGCTCGCGGCGGAACTTCGTCAGCTCCGTCTCGCTGCCCCCGGTCATCTCCGCGCCGTCGACCATCACCACGCCGCTGTCGGGCCGGTCCAGGCCCGCGGCGCACTGCAGCAGCGTCGACTTCCCGGATCCGGAGGGCCCCATCACGGCGGTGAAGGACCCGGCCGGCAGGCTCAGCGTCACCCCGTCGAGCGCGGT from Streptomyces sp. CMB-StM0423 includes the following:
- a CDS encoding ABC transporter ATP-binding protein, producing the protein MFGRKERRGTAGEHVAGGAPHEALRLVKVTKVYGTGGAEEAAVTALDGVTLSLPAGSFTAVMGPSGSGKSTLLQCAAGLDRPDSGVVMVDGAEMTGGSETELTKFRRERIGFVFQQYNLLPTLNVAQNVVLPLKLAGRRVDRARVREVLARVGLADRMRHRPDQLSGGQRQRVAIARALVAAPSVVFADEPTGALDTRSARDVLGLLQETVRVDRRTVVMVTHDPVAASYADSVLFLADGRLVGQMNAPTADAVAERMTRLGDMYEAGAQHDPRNSAPMGV